The nucleotide sequence TTACACTGGAAACTACAAGATACTTACAGTAGTTTTACAGTGGGATTTACACTGGAAGTCATGTTTTTACAATGTATTACAAGATACATACAGTCACTGTAAAACATGTTTTTACAGTGTAAATTACAAGATAATTACAGTAGTTTTTACTGATTTTCACTGTAAAACATGTTTTCACAGTGGAAATTACAAGATACTTGCAGTAGGTTTTACACTGGGATCTACACTGGAAATTACCAGCTACTTACGCTAGAATTTACTAGGGATTTACACTGGAATTTGTTTATTTTCCTCTGTAATTATTCTTGTaagttttctgaatttttttacactGTATTTTTTCCATTTCGAAACAACTTCAGTGTTTTCAATGAAATTTCCATGATGATGTCAATGTAATCGATCCCAAAATTTATGTAATTTCCTAGAATTACAGCAGTTGTTGATCTATCTCTTTTTGTAGATGAAGAAATTTCCTCCCCTGATTTGTTCATGTGAGAGGTGAAGAGAGGAGTTGGCGAGCAGTTGGGACTGTTTTTGCTTACCTGTGGATCATGATGCCGATTTCCTTCTGATGTCCTTTCTTGCTGCTCTTCTGGTTTCTGTTTGCCCTCCTTCTGCCCATCGCCCATGGCCGcctccatgttctcccttcttttttTCTCCCCCTTTCTGATTCACTTTTTGTTTTGTTAGGTGAGATCTGTCCAGTGGTTTGCGGGAGGGGTTTGGCCCTTTTCGTGCGTTGCAAGCTGGGCACATGCTGGGTAATGCCTCAGGTGCTCGATCTTCAGTTCTTCGGATTAATCGACCTGCCCCCAATCCATGTACAGTTGCGCATTTGTTGTCACTTTTCAATTGACTTCTGTATATCTTACCTCTCTCCAGCGGCCAGAATTTTTACTCCGATATGCCCTCGGTTGCAGGTGCAGCCTGAACAAACAGCAGCTGAAATTGGGGATGAATTCAGTTACTGTTAGTAGATGTCAGTTAGCTTATCTTCCACTAGGCGGGACTGAAGATTTCCAGACGGCTGCCAGGGTTGATGGGGACGGCATCCACAATCGATTGCGCGGTACGGTTCCACATTCCACAATCAAGTTTCTGCACAGATTGCTGGCTTGCTCATTAGCTCATATGTTTACCATCAATCCCCTGTCACGTTAGCAATTCTTTTCTCTGTGCAGCATGAGCCACAAGACTAATATTGCGATGTGATCCGCTGTGGGTAGAAATCAGCCGGCCCGCCAAGACTTGTCAATGCCCTCTTCGATGGGCTAGAATATCCTACACAAATCGGCATGCATTGACTGACTTGCGAGGTCGCAGGTCGACCACATTAAAAGTAAGCCTGTATTATAACATGACCATGTCGGCCTCACTTATCAAATCAACCACAGCTACAGGCGTGGAATCCCTGTACAGGTGCGCATGTCTTGTTCTGCATCTCTAACTACGAGCCAGCGGTCAGAAGTTTTGCTTCTGTATGCCCATGGGGTGCAACTTGAACAAACAACAGCTAAAATTGGGGATGAATTCAGTTACTCTTAGTAGCTGTTAGTAATCTTGTCTTCCACTAGACAGGACTTAAGATTGCAAACAGCTGCCATGGTTGATGAGGATGGCATCCACAATCAATTGCGTGAGACCCTACTCGTCAGTTTATGTGCGGATTGTTGTGGCTTTGCCTGCTCATATGTTGGCCTCAATTTGCACGACAAGGGTTTTCAGCCGCCTTTCTCCATCACAGTTTGGCATGAATTTCCTGTCATGATAGCAATTCTTTTCTCCGTGCGATGTGATTCATTGTGGGTAGAAATCCGCCATCTGGCAAAGACTTGTCAATGCCCCCTTTGATGGGCTTGAATAACCTGCACAAGACGGTAGGCATTGACTCGACTCGGGGAGGTTGCCGGTCGACCACATGAAAAGTAGCCCTGTATTCTAATGTGTCCATCTCGGTCTCACTCGATCAGTCACTCATCAAATCAACCACAGCCATAGGCACCCGAGTTCAGTACAGGATGGGTACTTCTTATGGCCATTCACTGTGTCTTCTTCGATTGGATAACATATATACATCGTCGCTCTGGTGCCTGACTTGGATTTCTTGAGTGAAAGTTGAGGGGCCACACAAGGTGTATAGATAGATCATGGCCGTCTTGCTGCAAATGATGTATGCATCACTCTTTCTGCTAGCATCCGTGGCTCTAGCCAGCCACGATCCTGAAGGGAGTTGGGCACATCCAGGTGCCACTCTTGAAGGTTGCCCGACGAGCTGCGGCAATCTGAGCGTTGACTACCCCTTCGGCATCGGATCCAGGTGCTCCCGTGGTCCTGATTTTAATCTCACTTGCGACGACACCACTAAGCCCCCCACGCTCTTCCTGAGCGACGGCATCAGTGAGGTGCTCGATGACCTTGCTGTTAGCTATCAGGATGATGGCAATCTTGACAAAATATTCAGTACCTCCTTCCGGCATACCATCCTCATGAAACCCGGTGTCCATGTCTATGACTGGTCTTTCAAACCGCCCGGTAGGTCCTTTGAGTACATCGGGCAAACAGCTCTAAACATCACCGGCTGTGACCTGGACGTGTATTGGGTCAGTGACAATGCCGGCACACGGGCCTGCAGAACTGTGTGCCCAGACCAAGCGAGCACAGAGACGGTGGCTAGGCACCGTTGTAACGGTACCGGCTGTTGTAATTTTAATGTTGGTGGCCTTGACAATGGTGCTTTTCACCTTAAATTTGTCCAGGGGCACACCAAAATCAATAACGGTGCAGGGTCTAAGTCTAACCGGACTGCTCCACTGTGGGATAGAATCAGTATAACAGATGATGGTGGTGTCATGATTTCCTGGAGCATAGTGGATCAACCCAACTGTGTTGCTGCCATGCGTGACAGGACAGCATACGCCTGTGTCAGCAAGAACTCCGACTGCTACGATACTGGAGAGGGCTACGCCTGCATCTGCAATGACGGCTATGCAGGCAACCCCTTCATTCCGGatggctgctccaacgacaaaggTAACTATTATATTGATCAAGCAAGAAAAGTTACAACTTCTTTAGATAAAACTTGAATAGATGCTAACCTTTTACCGCTCAAACTAGGGTATAGTCCAATTCCGAGTAGGGCTGACTGTACACGTCGATGTGGTAACATTACTGTGGAATTCCCATTTGGCATAGAAGAGGGTTGCTTTGCCCGGGAAGAGTTTCACCTCAACTGCACAAATACAACGTCATCGGCTGTTCTATTGCTGGAGGATTTTGAGGTGACCGGCATGAATATTGAAAAAGGGACCTTTGAGTACAACGGCCATACCCATGGACAAGTAGAACAAATATCTGGAGGACCCATCCTTTTTGTGGGTTATGAGTTGTTCTCCTCTCTTCAGTGGGTTGCTGCCAATCTAAGTTGCCTAGAAGCCCAACTTAATATATCTGGATATGCTTGTGTGAGTATCAACAGCAGGTGTGTGGGAGTAAATGCTACAACTGACTATAGCTTTTTTGAAGCTCCTAAAGAAGACACCTATGTCGGTTACCGTTGTAAATGCACAGACGGCTTCAAAGGAAACCCATACATCCAAAATGGCTGTCGAGGTaccctctatctctctcacacatgcacgcacgcattgCACATAATGTATATAACCATTTCAATTTCATATGGCATCTACCTAGTAGATTGTTTCTGGCTTCCGTTGCACGCATGTCGTGCATACAAGATAACTTTCATTATCCATTAATTAGGATTTTCTTCGCCATTCCAAAGCGTAAAACACGTCTCAAGAGTCAAGTTTGACCAACACTTGTACCATTGGATTTGTATCTAGAAGTATTGTCCAATGGCATCACTTTTGTATTACATAAATCACATTTTATTGGTTTAGTTATTTTTAGGTTGAAATCTTTGGATGTGTGGTCGCTTTACagtttggaacagagggagtaccaatGTTACTACCTCCATCTTAAAATACATGAAAACTACTCTGCTAAACATCTATATGTTTAGATGTCTATTGATAAAGCCTGTATAGATTTTGTATGTACATCATGAAAACTAGTTTTACAGTGTTTGTACTTACATATTTGTTGAAAGACGAACAGTGTTTGTACTTACTTATTTATTGAAAGGCTAACAGTGAATGTTGCTCATCACTGGAGTACCTGGGTAATTTGAGTTTGCCCAAAAGATTAAGGAAGTGCAAAATTGGGAGAAAACGGGTCCCTAAATTTGTCATGAAGTATGCTTAGAAGTTAGAACCCCAACTTGGAAACTAATCTAGGCTAGCGTATATCAGTGAACCAAATTTATACTCTTACATGTAGGCTGGATGGCTGATCATTGGCTCTCAAGTGGGAGTCACAACATTTGATCTTGTAGAGACTTTTTGACGTGAGGTATATTTTGGTGCATAAAACTTGTTGCAAATATTCCAAAATACCAACCACCCAAACTGCCGTTAGAGAAAATCAGAACTACTACTAGATACTCGCTCTATTTTAATATATTTGTCCATGGCATCGGGAGTTTCTGCTTCAAAATATTTGTTCATTGAGAATGTCTTTGCTCTCTGGCCCGTTCATAGTATGTCATTTAATATGGCACGCATGATAATTTCTCATTAACTCCCACATTATGTGTTTTATTGTGAAATGAAGAGAGTAATTGTTAAATTTCTACAAAGAAGTTGCACAAACATATAAAAATATGTGTGTTCTTTTTGCTGGTGAATTGTCATTACATTGCGAAAATTACTACTCCACTTTCTATTTGCTTTATACCATCTATATAGGTTACAGTCAATTGTGTTTTGTGTTAATCGGGGCATGTACTCTGTGTTATGTTATTTACTTCATTGACGCACAAGATCTTGTTAATTTCAGATATTAATGAATGCCTCCAACCAAACATCTGTAAAGGGAACTGCCATAATATTGAAGGAAGCTTCTATTGTACGGAATGTCCTCGCAATACCGAGTATGATCTGGACAAAATGCAGTGTACAACAACAAAACAACATATTCTGCTTTCAGGTAAGACTAAATTGTTGTTATATTTGATAAAAAGTATAAAAAGAAACTTAAAAGAGCTTCATGGCTTCAGGTATTATTATTGGGTTGTGTGCTGGCTTCGGCATTCTAGCTCTGAGTTTTNNNNNNNNNNNNNNNNNNNNNNNNNNNNNNNNNNNNNNNNNNNNNNNNNNNNNNNNNNNNNNNNNNNNNNNNNNNNNNNNNNNNNNNNNNNNNNNNNNNNNNNNNNNNNNNNNNNNNNNNNNNNNNNNNNNNNNNNNNNNNNNNNNNNNNNAAGAGCTAGAAAAAGCAACAGACAACTTTGATAGGGCACGCATCATTGGGAGTGGGGGCCATGGCACGGTTTATAAAGGCATATTATCTGATCAACGTGTGGTTGCAATAAAAAGGCCTAAGGTCATTGAGCAGGCAGAGATCACCCAATTCATCAACGAGGTCGCAATCCTCTCGCAAATAAACCACAGAAATATTGTAAAGCTCTTTGGGTGTTGTCTGGAAACTGAGGTTCCACTGCTCGTGTATGAATATATATCTTGTGGCTCACTGTCTCAAGTCCTGTATGCTGACTCAAGTAATGGTTTTTCTTTGTCATGGGATGGTTACTTAAGGATTGCCATGGAAACAGCA is from Triticum aestivum cultivar Chinese Spring chromosome 3A, IWGSC CS RefSeq v2.1, whole genome shotgun sequence and encodes:
- the LOC123057348 gene encoding wall-associated receptor kinase 3-like, whose translation is MAVLLQMMYASLFLLASVALASHDPEGSWAHPGATLEGCPTSCGNLSVDYPFGIGSRCSRGPDFNLTCDDTTKPPTLFLSDGISEVLDDLAVSYQDDGNLDKIFSTSFRHTILMKPGVHVYDWSFKPPGRSFEYIGQTALNITGCDLDVYWVSDNAGTRACRTVCPDQASTETVARHRCNGTGCCNFNVGGLDNGAFHLKFVQGHTKINNGAGSKSNRTAPLWDRISITDDGGVMISWSIVDQPNCVAAMRDRTAYACVSKNSDCYDTGEGYACICNDGYAGNPFIPDGCSNDKGYSPIPSRADCTRRCGNITVEFPFGIEEGCFAREEFHLNCTNTTSSAVLLLEDFEVTGMNIEKGTFEYNGHTHGQVEQISGGPILFVGYELFSSLQWVAANLSCLEAQLNISGYACVSINSRCVGVNATTDYSFFEAPKEDTYVGYRCKCTDGFKGNPYIQNGCRDINECLQPNICKGNCHNIEGSFYCTECPRNTEYDLDKMQCTTTKQHILLSGIIIGLCAGFGILALSFXXXXXXXXXXXXXXXXXXXXXXXXXXXXXXXXXXXXXXXXXXXXXXXXXXXELEKATDNFDRARIIGSGGHGTVYKGILSDQRVVAIKRPKVIEQAEITQFINEVAILSQINHRNIVKLFGCCLETEVPLLVYEYISCGSLSQVLYADSSNGFSLSWDGYLRIAMETAGALSYLHSAASVSIFHRDVKSSNILIDEDYTAKV